AAATCGGACAATGCCGGATTAGGGACCCTACGCCCCAAAATTGGCTTTTGAAGCAATGACCCCATAGGTTTTATCCCTTCTCCTTGACATCGGGTTACAATAAAAGTAGTTAGAATGAATTTTTATATGTTTTCAATGTGTTGTATTTTAAGAAAAATAAGCTATTGAGAGAAGCGTTAAAACATGAAAACCCTTGAATATTTTAAAGGCTGCCTGATCGGCGGCGCTGTTGGGGACGCCTTAGGCGCCCCCATCGAATTTATGTCTCTTGATCAGATCAGGTCTTCATTTGGCAATGAGGGACTGACCGATTATTCCGAAGCATACGGCGGGATAGGCAGCATTACCGACGATACCCAAATGACATTATTTACTGCGGAAGGGTTGATTATATCCAAGGTCAGACAGGCATATCAGGGGGATATCGGTGTTATTGCAGCGGTATATCATGCACTTTTAAGATGGTTATACACCCAGCAAGCAGGTCGTCAGGAACAATTGATTAATGCGTATGGTACCTGCTCAATTATTGACGGGGTATTAACCGGACATAAAGAGCTTTTTTCTCTGAGAGCTCCGGGAAACAGCTGCTTGTCCGCGCTGCAATCCGGTCAATTGGGCACAATGGACAATCCTGTAAACGACAGCAAGGGGTGCGGTGGGGTTATGCGTATGGCGCCGGTGGGACTTATGTTTGATGATGCTCAAAAAGCATTTCGAATCGGTTGTGAATGCGCAGCGCTGACCCATGGCCACCCAACCGGGTATTTGGCATCAGGCACCTTTGCTGCGATCCTTTCCCGGTTAATCTCAGGGGAGAGCCTTACGGCTGCGATTGGTGATTCAATTTCAATTTTGAAATGCAACACAAATCATGAAGAGACGTTAAAATCTATAGAGACCGCCTGTGAGTCGGCAGATAAAGCAATCTGTGGGCCTGATATCATAAAAGAAGTTGGTGAAGGATGGATCGCTGAGGAAGCACTTGGCATCGGTATTTATTGCTCGCTGGTTGCCGGGGATGATTTCAAAAAGGGGGTTTTATTGGCAGTCAATCATTCTGGAGACAGTGATTCAACAGGGTCCATCACCGGTAATATTTTAGGTGCGCTTCATGGCATTGGCGCCATTCCTGAAAATTGGATTTTGAATCTTGAATTGAAAGATCTGATTGAAGAAACAGCTGTCGATTTGTTTGATCAAATCAAGTGAGTTTATAGACGCATAAAAAAACGCCCGCTCTTATTCATGTTTTGGTCTGCCATAGCAATGACAATCACCATTCATCCAGGGTGGTCACCGTCAATGATTGTGAATTCAATCTGACCCCCCAGTGAATTTGACATATTTTCAATCCTTATGGAAAGACCCAACCGGGTGTTTACTTGATATTTCACCTCCTCACTTTTGTCAATTTCAATTGCTTTGCCAGCATCGTTCAGCATGGGCAGGATGTTGCTGATATTCTTTTCTTCAATCTCTTTATCGAGAAGTTGCAGTCCTTCTTCCCAGAGATATAGAACAACAGATCCAGGCTTCACCGGTAACACATCCTTTAAGCAGTCAAGGCCAGATCAACATGTTAATGACATTTGAGGGGGGGGGGGGGGGGGCAATTTTAAATTTCAAATTTTTGATCAAAGCGACGAGATAGACTGAAGATGGGATTGTCCCTTTGGAATATAGTAAGTTGAAAGAACTTACCAGGGGAGGAAATCCTAAAAGAACAGAGCAAAATGTCATTGATTCGGATGGAACAGTCATTTTTACATATGGCAAACTTACAACGGGATCTGCCTTAACCAGGGAGTTTGCAATTCAACATGGAAAACCATATCTTCATATTAATTTGGATCTTGAATTAGATCCGCATGGTACGATTAAAAAATGGATTTTAGGGAATAATATAAATGTACCAAATGTGGCGGGAAGGAGTGCGAGTAAAGCTCCGGGGATATGCGAGAAGGTAAAAGGCATCATCTCTGTACTGCTATGAACGATTTTAACCACAATTGGTCACAGAAGTGGGGATCAGAAAATGAAAATGAAATTTCGATACAGATACGATTGGCTTCAGGAGATATTGATCAAGCATCTTAGAGAAGAAACCGAAGCTAAATTCCGTATCCGTGCTGACCGGACAATAGAATTTGCAAAAAAATGGTACCCAACCGTAGATGAGCAGGCCAATGAAATACGATTTGAAATATTCGTA
This window of the uncultured Desulfobacter sp. genome carries:
- a CDS encoding ADP-ribosylglycohydrolase family protein; its protein translation is MKTLEYFKGCLIGGAVGDALGAPIEFMSLDQIRSSFGNEGLTDYSEAYGGIGSITDDTQMTLFTAEGLIISKVRQAYQGDIGVIAAVYHALLRWLYTQQAGRQEQLINAYGTCSIIDGVLTGHKELFSLRAPGNSCLSALQSGQLGTMDNPVNDSKGCGGVMRMAPVGLMFDDAQKAFRIGCECAALTHGHPTGYLASGTFAAILSRLISGESLTAAIGDSISILKCNTNHEETLKSIETACESADKAICGPDIIKEVGEGWIAEEALGIGIYCSLVAGDDFKKGVLLAVNHSGDSDSTGSITGNILGALHGIGAIPENWILNLELKDLIEETAVDLFDQIK
- a CDS encoding putative molybdenum carrier protein — protein: MVPLEYSKLKELTRGGNPKRTEQNVIDSDGTVIFTYGKLTTGSALTREFAIQHGKPYLHINLDLELDPHGTIKKWILGNNINVPNVAGRSASKAPGICEKVKGIISVLL